From one bacterium genomic stretch:
- a CDS encoding Ig-like domain-containing protein — protein MNVSVREKLHYREGMQSIGNISSYCHKEYLLVSLIVVLFVIFPSRYSDLQTVKRSLELDGAGWVKVFAPKSSTLDITGSVTVEAWIKTTVNLTRQGIIERYASGSTSGSNGGFALRIVSTGKLRFFIFKNGSNFQFIDSDQLVSTDAWHHVAGVYNGTQLRIYIDGNLAADPKPLSNFFPATGTSDLFIGSGADGAGLFHGKIDEARVTASALYTTQSFPLANTLDSIAGQTRGLWKFDNSTANDSSGNGNHGVLKGSWKFSGDVPGGFTSAYTVNITAPPNGATFAAPASINIEANVNNPEGNIQKVEFFRDGLKLGEDINPPYSFLWTNVAAGNYNLTARATNDLLGTATSPQILVTVSSTNQPPSVSITSPASGTTFTAPANITITADAADSDGSINKVEFFRGTIKLGEDNTAPYSFSWSNVSAGNYSLTARAIDNLQASATSSAVNISVSAPNLPPSVNISSPASGATFTAPANITISADASDSDGSITRVEFFQGTVKLGEDAAGPYSFQWSDVSAGNYAITARATDNLGAVATSAVVDISVADSTPPPSGNRTLFDYDVDSKADLSVWRSSEGFWYINRSSGGGTTIQPWGVSGDLIVPADYDGDGKTDFAIWRSSEGNWYILRSSISGDQGIQIQWGLPTDLPVPGDYNGDGNSDLAVWRPTDGKWYFRSVDSASGTGTFGPHGQPGDVLVPADYDGDVKTDPATWRPSTGVWSILQSSTGTIRSVQWGSGLSPYNDLPAPSDYDGDGKADIAIWRPAESNLTGIWYIIDSSTNVARSTIALGQQGDILVPADYDGDGRADQATWRPSDGIWRIFQSTNNTTRTVGFGGVSGDVPTPKVRAIPTQPIAPTPPGNIPTAQVDPNNRIGGAGEDLFSGNYNWRLPVVGLAGRAGLDLSLALTYNSLVWTRAGNSIKFNADNGFPSAGFRLGFPAIQQKYVNSQIGVNAYLLILSSGARVELRQIGSTNVYDAFDSSNIQAKEISSSNLLVLYPNGTRMTYSLINSEFRCTQIKDRNGNFITIGRNNLGKITTITDTLGRSINFIYDGNNNLESITQIWDGATHIWASFQYGLQMIDTNFPFGVSVDGPQDGTTIKVLTKVTLADGSSVGFDYTSWGQVHRITTFAADGHELNHVSYNLPLDGTATQQDSPRFTEKKVAAENWVGGAEVTTNYVFGFVNGQGQIVAPDNTIYKEIFGSSSNWQKGLVVRNEVLSQGIVKKSTDFTLTQDDETITFPKNPRLVETNTCDDAGNCRKTAFTPTSFGLVSDIREYATNGIDVLRHTHTDFNLDSAYLSRRIIGLPSAVLLRDGNGTLFGKTTFEYDLTSEFLADTGTVTQHDSMNYGIGLTVGRGNLSRTKGWNVNDPNNESASVKTEIGYNTTGSAIFQRDALGHQNNTSYTDSFSDGVNRGTLAYPTTVTDEDGFSSTVKYHYDIGVVQETVDPKGATRTSLYDSAGRLTRIETSPSGGYTRWEYPIAQTTVNTFSLLETGFPEFKVTQALDGLGRVRGTISDFPGSVGGFSARFTAYDVLGRVVQQDTPFEADANWNRAGDDSGSPRFISQSYDWQGRPRITTNADGTRRSITYSGCGCAGGTIITFEDEVGRQQRITQDVFGREVKVEALNSDQQRSVYSTKINAYNVRDQVTNIRQFQGANGTFQDTTFTYDGLGRLQSRKWPIESSPTIYTYNSDGTLQTVTDPRGAVSTYSYNARHLVSGITYGATDPNVPATSDVSFGYDSAGNRTSMTDGSGITSYTYNTLSRMMSETKTFNGLPNPFSITYDYNLAGAVKSITDPFGGIVTYSYEHTGRLRTVTGSGLDSVPTYIQQIQYRAWGAPKRVTYGNAKILTVSHNFRLQISNFNVPDVIGASFQYYADGLVRSSESSIQDEFDRSWVYDDVGRLSGSKSGKDAELGSDKIGPHVDTYTYDVWNNLTSRTSQLWGAPFEGFDTTYINNRDVRWIYNAAGQPVQMGTVTATYDAAGRQKSTDASQRRIGTLPPQQITLGNRHDGDGKLVRRTQNGIATYFLRSSVLGQVITELGDTGGKTLGFVYANGQLIAKKTISRPLLWVFQSPTNSSEREVNGNGVLFGGAEYDPLHNSVGLEPPPHGPEGDGTSDDLLYPRSGDPTDLDKGCTIDGGWAPCSVAASFANNEDAFEQDTNPEYLDIFDQINGFFDATNAIKDKRKKEEPSSPFTPLAADGFIGAMHLTLVVAEDPESDKVKLDEEKDTTPGGWILIDGKRVEVRDDNKNKKTRSIPIVITPKTHPIEKVYSSEIEALVKLISRYNHAAEERAKHTRDTLENIWNSYVFEETKSIMSGFNACLGIQRERVAKFHSDLRGGTEPFSHQEFMFAMNEMFFKFKVGEGKIPVLTTPLARSVEVINGYTSLGISVDAEIERCRQNAVQQFEAKGLPIPSSISRPIPFWVNPL, from the coding sequence ATGAACGTTTCGGTTAGAGAGAAGTTGCACTATCGCGAAGGAATGCAATCGATTGGAAATATTTCAAGTTACTGCCATAAGGAATATCTGCTGGTTTCTCTGATCGTAGTATTGTTCGTGATATTCCCTTCCAGGTACTCAGATTTGCAGACGGTCAAGCGTTCATTGGAGTTGGACGGTGCCGGCTGGGTAAAGGTGTTTGCCCCAAAGAGTTCAACTTTAGACATCACAGGTTCTGTTACGGTGGAAGCATGGATTAAGACAACGGTAAATCTTACGCGGCAGGGCATTATTGAGCGTTACGCGAGCGGCTCGACATCGGGTTCAAATGGAGGATTTGCGCTTCGGATTGTTTCTACCGGAAAGCTACGGTTCTTCATTTTCAAAAACGGCTCGAATTTCCAATTCATAGACAGCGATCAACTGGTCAGCACTGATGCCTGGCACCATGTAGCAGGGGTCTATAACGGAACTCAGTTGCGAATCTATATAGATGGAAATTTGGCAGCTGATCCTAAACCACTGAGCAATTTTTTTCCAGCCACCGGCACTTCAGATCTCTTCATTGGATCCGGAGCTGACGGAGCAGGTCTCTTCCACGGAAAGATTGATGAAGCCAGGGTAACTGCCAGCGCACTCTATACAACTCAGAGTTTCCCGCTTGCCAACACTCTAGATTCTATCGCGGGGCAAACTCGTGGTTTATGGAAATTTGATAATTCGACAGCCAACGATTCTTCGGGGAATGGCAATCATGGAGTTCTGAAAGGTTCCTGGAAATTCTCCGGAGATGTACCCGGCGGATTTACCAGTGCGTACACGGTTAATATTACCGCCCCACCTAACGGCGCAACATTCGCGGCGCCGGCCAGTATAAACATTGAAGCAAACGTGAATAATCCTGAAGGCAATATACAGAAGGTTGAGTTTTTTAGAGATGGGTTAAAGTTGGGAGAGGACATCAATCCCCCTTACAGTTTTCTATGGACAAACGTTGCAGCCGGAAACTATAACTTAACTGCCAGAGCCACGAATGACCTGCTGGGAACAGCCACCTCTCCACAAATTCTTGTTACGGTTTCTTCCACAAATCAGCCACCATCCGTAAGTATCACCTCTCCGGCAAGCGGAACAACCTTTACAGCCCCAGCCAATATTACTATTACAGCAGACGCCGCCGACAGCGATGGTTCGATCAACAAGGTAGAATTCTTCCGTGGAACCATTAAGTTGGGTGAAGACAACACAGCGCCTTACAGCTTCAGTTGGAGTAACGTTTCGGCGGGAAACTATTCATTAACTGCAAGAGCGATTGATAATTTGCAAGCGAGTGCAACGTCCAGTGCTGTGAATATTTCCGTTAGCGCCCCCAACCTGCCTCCGTCGGTCAATATTAGCTCACCTGCGAGTGGTGCAACATTTACTGCACCCGCAAATATCACGATCAGCGCGGATGCTTCTGATAGCGACGGTTCGATCACCAGGGTGGAATTCTTTCAGGGAACCGTGAAGCTCGGCGAGGATGCCGCAGGGCCATACAGCTTTCAGTGGAGCGATGTAAGTGCAGGTAATTACGCAATTACCGCCAGAGCAACGGATAACCTGGGAGCGGTTGCAACATCAGCAGTGGTTGATATCTCTGTTGCTGATTCGACTCCCCCGCCATCAGGGAACAGAACTCTTTTCGATTATGATGTGGACTCTAAAGCTGATCTCTCGGTGTGGCGTTCATCTGAAGGCTTCTGGTACATCAATCGCAGTAGTGGCGGCGGAACGACGATACAGCCATGGGGAGTGAGTGGAGACTTGATTGTTCCTGCAGATTATGATGGTGATGGCAAGACCGATTTTGCCATATGGCGTTCATCGGAAGGAAATTGGTACATTCTTCGAAGCAGCATCTCTGGTGATCAGGGGATTCAAATTCAATGGGGTTTGCCGACCGATCTGCCTGTGCCGGGTGATTATAATGGTGACGGCAATAGTGATCTTGCAGTGTGGCGTCCAACCGATGGCAAATGGTATTTCCGCTCTGTGGATTCTGCGAGTGGAACCGGAACGTTCGGTCCTCATGGTCAGCCTGGCGATGTGCTGGTGCCTGCGGATTACGACGGCGATGTCAAAACGGATCCCGCAACATGGCGTCCTTCCACTGGCGTATGGAGTATTCTCCAAAGTTCCACCGGCACTATCCGGTCGGTACAGTGGGGCAGTGGACTATCCCCATACAATGATTTGCCGGCGCCCTCTGACTATGACGGTGATGGAAAGGCTGACATAGCCATCTGGCGACCGGCTGAAAGTAATCTTACCGGCATCTGGTACATCATTGATAGCTCAACCAATGTCGCACGATCAACGATCGCACTCGGACAGCAGGGGGACATCCTGGTTCCAGCAGACTACGATGGAGACGGCCGCGCAGATCAAGCAACATGGCGTCCGTCGGATGGAATCTGGCGAATTTTCCAGAGCACAAACAATACCACGCGAACAGTTGGGTTTGGTGGCGTGAGCGGAGATGTGCCAACACCTAAGGTTCGAGCAATACCAACTCAACCGATTGCCCCAACGCCTCCAGGGAATATTCCAACTGCCCAGGTTGATCCGAACAATCGAATCGGAGGAGCAGGCGAAGACCTGTTTTCAGGCAACTACAACTGGAGGCTGCCGGTTGTCGGTCTCGCTGGTCGTGCTGGATTGGATCTGAGTCTCGCACTCACTTATAACTCGTTGGTATGGACGCGAGCTGGGAACTCAATCAAATTCAATGCCGATAACGGCTTCCCAAGCGCAGGCTTCCGACTGGGCTTCCCGGCGATTCAACAAAAGTACGTGAACTCACAAATCGGAGTGAATGCCTATCTATTGATACTCTCTTCTGGGGCTCGAGTTGAATTGCGCCAAATCGGCTCAACAAATGTTTATGACGCATTTGACTCTTCTAATATTCAAGCCAAGGAAATCAGCTCCAGCAACTTGCTTGTGCTATATCCTAACGGTACACGGATGACCTATTCGTTGATCAATTCAGAATTCCGCTGCACTCAGATTAAGGACCGTAACGGGAATTTCATAACCATTGGCCGTAACAATCTTGGGAAGATCACAACGATTACTGACACCCTCGGGCGATCCATCAACTTCATCTACGACGGAAATAACAACCTTGAGTCAATTACTCAAATTTGGGATGGGGCTACTCACATATGGGCTTCCTTTCAATATGGTCTTCAAATGATCGACACAAATTTTCCTTTCGGCGTCTCAGTGGATGGGCCTCAGGACGGCACTACGATCAAAGTGCTCACAAAAGTTACACTTGCGGACGGATCGAGTGTCGGCTTTGATTACACGTCATGGGGACAGGTCCATAGAATCACTACTTTCGCGGCAGATGGTCACGAGCTAAATCATGTTTCCTACAATCTGCCGTTGGATGGAACCGCGACTCAACAGGATTCTCCACGCTTCACAGAGAAGAAAGTTGCCGCCGAGAACTGGGTTGGAGGAGCTGAGGTAACAACGAACTATGTCTTTGGTTTTGTGAATGGGCAAGGCCAGATTGTAGCCCCCGACAACACAATATATAAGGAGATATTCGGTAGCTCTTCAAACTGGCAAAAGGGGCTCGTTGTGCGGAACGAGGTCTTGTCCCAGGGTATCGTGAAAAAGTCAACTGATTTTACCTTGACGCAGGATGATGAGACCATCACTTTCCCCAAAAACCCGCGACTGGTGGAAACCAACACTTGCGATGATGCAGGTAACTGCCGCAAAACAGCCTTCACTCCTACTTCGTTCGGGTTAGTCAGCGATATAAGAGAATATGCAACGAATGGCATCGATGTACTACGGCATACGCATACGGACTTTAACCTGGATTCGGCATATTTGAGCCGTCGAATCATCGGCTTGCCTAGCGCTGTGTTGTTACGAGATGGCAATGGAACATTGTTTGGAAAAACTACTTTCGAATACGACTTGACGAGCGAATTTCTGGCCGATACCGGAACTGTTACCCAGCACGATTCCATGAATTATGGAATCGGCCTCACTGTGGGGAGAGGCAACCTGAGCCGGACGAAAGGATGGAACGTAAATGATCCAAATAATGAGAGCGCCTCCGTCAAGACCGAGATTGGCTACAACACGACTGGCAGCGCCATTTTCCAACGCGACGCGCTTGGACATCAAAACAACACCAGTTACACGGACTCTTTCTCGGATGGTGTAAATCGCGGAACGCTTGCTTATCCGACAACGGTGACAGATGAAGATGGATTCTCGTCCACGGTCAAATATCACTACGACATCGGAGTGGTGCAGGAAACTGTCGATCCCAAAGGTGCCACGCGAACGAGTTTGTACGATAGCGCAGGAAGGCTCACTCGGATCGAAACCTCGCCAAGTGGTGGATACACTCGGTGGGAATATCCAATCGCTCAGACAACCGTAAACACATTTTCGTTGTTGGAAACCGGGTTTCCGGAATTCAAAGTCACTCAGGCTCTTGATGGACTGGGCCGTGTGCGAGGAACCATCAGTGATTTTCCCGGAAGTGTCGGTGGCTTCAGCGCGCGATTCACCGCATATGATGTTCTGGGGCGGGTCGTCCAGCAGGATACTCCATTCGAGGCAGATGCAAACTGGAATCGTGCAGGAGACGATTCAGGAAGCCCTCGATTCATCTCACAGTCATACGATTGGCAGGGACGTCCGAGAATTACCACGAATGCAGACGGCACTAGACGAAGCATTACCTACAGTGGGTGCGGTTGCGCGGGCGGCACAATCATAACGTTTGAAGATGAAGTGGGTCGACAACAAAGAATAACGCAGGATGTCTTTGGCCGAGAAGTGAAGGTGGAGGCTCTGAACTCTGATCAACAAAGGAGTGTCTATTCCACAAAGATCAACGCATACAATGTCCGGGACCAAGTTACAAACATCAGACAGTTCCAGGGCGCCAACGGCACATTCCAGGATACAACATTCACGTACGACGGGCTCGGACGTCTTCAATCTCGAAAGTGGCCTATTGAGTCAAGCCCGACCATCTACACATATAACTCAGATGGTACTCTCCAAACTGTAACTGATCCGCGAGGAGCAGTTTCCACCTACAGTTATAATGCAAGGCATCTGGTTAGCGGAATTACCTACGGCGCGACTGACCCAAACGTACCGGCGACTTCTGATGTGAGCTTCGGTTACGACTCAGCGGGCAACCGCACGTCGATGACGGACGGGAGTGGCATAACCAGCTATACGTATAATACTCTGTCTCGCATGATGTCCGAAACGAAAACATTCAATGGCCTTCCTAACCCATTCTCAATCACTTATGACTACAATCTTGCCGGTGCTGTGAAGAGCATCACGGATCCTTTCGGCGGAATTGTCACGTATTCCTATGAGCACACAGGCCGACTCCGTACTGTAACGGGGTCTGGGCTGGATAGTGTCCCTACATACATCCAACAGATTCAATACAGAGCGTGGGGAGCACCAAAGCGGGTTACATATGGGAACGCTAAAATCCTCACTGTAAGTCACAACTTCCGGCTCCAGATTTCCAACTTCAACGTACCTGACGTCATCGGGGCGAGCTTTCAGTACTACGCCGACGGCCTTGTAAGGAGTTCGGAGAGCAGCATTCAGGATGAATTTGATCGATCCTGGGTTTATGATGATGTCGGGCGGCTCAGTGGTTCCAAGAGTGGCAAGGACGCAGAACTCGGAAGCGATAAAATTGGACCGCACGTGGATACATACACGTATGATGTCTGGAATAACTTGACTTCACGGACCTCTCAGTTATGGGGGGCTCCTTTCGAAGGTTTTGATACAACCTACATAAATAATCGCGATGTCCGCTGGATATACAATGCCGCAGGACAACCAGTTCAAATGGGAACTGTTACGGCCACATATGATGCTGCTGGACGACAGAAATCGACTGATGCGTCTCAAAGGCGCATCGGTACGTTACCGCCACAACAGATTACATTGGGGAATCGCCATGATGGCGACGGTAAGCTCGTCCGGCGTACCCAGAATGGAATCGCAACTTATTTCCTTCGCTCCAGTGTGTTAGGACAGGTGATTACTGAGTTGGGCGATACAGGGGGAAAGACGCTGGGATTTGTTTATGCAAACGGTCAACTGATTGCAAAGAAAACCATCTCGAGACCCCTGCTCTGGGTCTTCCAGAGTCCCACCAACAGCAGTGAACGGGAGGTCAACGGAAACGGAGTTCTTTTCGGAGGAGCGGAGTACGACCCGTTGCACAACAGTGTGGGCCTCGAGCCTCCGCCTCATGGGCCCGAAGGTGACGGCACATCTGACGACCTGCTCTACCCCAGAAGCGGTGACCCAACCGACCTTGACAAAGGCTGCACGATCGATGGCGGCTGGGCTCCCTGTAGCGTGGCAGCAAGCTTTGCCAATAATGAAGACGCGTTCGAGCAAGACACCAACCCTGAGTACTTGGACATTTTTGATCAGATTAATGGCTTTTTCGATGCAACCAACGCGATAAAAGATAAAAGGAAGAAGGAGGAGCCGTCAAGCCCTTTCACTCCTCTTGCAGCGGACGGTTTCATTGGCGCAATGCACTTAACGCTGGTTGTAGCTGAGGACCCAGAATCCGACAAGGTCAAGCTTGATGAGGAAAAAGATACCACTCCAGGGGGATGGATACTTATCGACGGCAAACGTGTCGAAGTTCGTGACGATAACAAAAATAAGAAAACTCGATCAATACCTATCGTCATTACACCCAAGACTCATCCAATCGAAAAAGTTTACAGTAGTGAAATTGAGGCTTTGGTCAAATTAATTAGCAGATATAACCATGCAGCAGAAGAGCGAGCAAAGCATACTAGGGACACTCTGGAGAATATCTGGAACAGTTACGTATTTGAAGAAACCAAATCGATTATGTCGGGATTCAATGCTTGCCTAGGGATACAGCGCGAGAGAGTCGCTAAATTCCACAGCGATCTAAGAGGTGGAACAGAACCGTTTTCACATCAAGAATTCATGTTCGCGATGAACGAAATGTTTTTTAAGTTTAAGGTGGGTGAGGGAAAAATCCCAGTACTCACAACTCCCCTCGCAAGATCAGTTGAGGTTATTAATGGTTATACGTCTTTAGGCATCAGCGTAGACGCAGAGATAGAACGTTGCCGCCAAAATGCTGTGCAGCAGTTTGAAGCTAAGGGACTCCCAATTCCATCTAGTATCAGCAGACCCATTCCCTTTTGGGTCAACCCATTGTGA
- a CDS encoding PQQ-binding-like beta-propeller repeat protein, with translation MSIRKPRALLTLLVIVSAIEANGSDDWPGYRGPTFDGSAAVSHSSPSPSQSLSVSWRAKVGSGYSGIAIAEEKTVTAFSDGKNDVVIAFDSTSGKELWRVPISSTHKGHDGSHDGPISTPTIHEGKVFALSAFGDLTAMDLLTGKRLWSVNVTKVGGRSPFYGFSASPLVSNGVVVLPIGGENGKSITGFDAQTGKMKWSMGDDMVNYQSPVLMSISGKQRIIAANDKKIFVIDPVTGNNLLEYEHGGDENIAATLVPLPLDQDRLLLRNKRESTDLIKFSVNGQGSLTANKLWSASIFKYSYDPPVYYKGYLYGLNGRILSCVNAESGETKWKSRGVGDGFVILVNGLLVIQTKTGKLHVGSATPEGWKEFDQVTLFKDVSWSEPSYSCGAIFSRSHGEIARLDWNRTAQATAVLKRPISTLPPGSKFAALVEELEKSSEKKTILDRFFSEQKQFPIVQWPDQVIFVYRGPGEDIAFRSEIDGWENEIPMQRVAGTDLFFYTARLEPDARIQYRFVRNFHENIVDAFNPQTSSDRRFSSFAMPGWLEPSHIQEAPESKRGRFESQEIKSRKAASSQAKLEVYLPADYDDLSHAYPVLYVMDSEGARTQSAINHTIDNLGGTRLQTPILVFITELMTSEKPPDPIGGHREEMLEQAKRNSRFLADEIVPFVDSHYRTLKKRQHRAIAGHFERAAEALFIAFENWNLFGGISVQSMWMLNLQDPLRQLITSPNEKPMRIYVDWGTYDERSKSHGWDLREENNRFYAYLKEKGYLPAGGETHEGNGWTSWRNRNDRLLACLFPKEIGR, from the coding sequence ATGAGCATCCGCAAACCGCGCGCTCTCCTAACCTTGCTAGTCATTGTCTCTGCAATTGAAGCAAATGGATCTGACGATTGGCCAGGTTACCGCGGGCCAACATTTGACGGTTCTGCAGCAGTTTCTCATTCTTCCCCTTCTCCATCGCAAAGCCTGAGCGTTTCCTGGCGCGCGAAGGTAGGATCTGGTTACTCCGGCATCGCCATTGCAGAGGAAAAAACAGTAACGGCATTTTCGGATGGAAAAAACGACGTGGTGATCGCGTTTGACTCCACGTCCGGAAAAGAATTATGGCGCGTCCCTATTTCTTCTACACATAAAGGACATGATGGTTCGCATGATGGTCCGATTTCGACTCCAACAATTCACGAAGGAAAAGTTTTTGCGCTGAGTGCTTTCGGGGACCTCACAGCAATGGATTTGTTAACTGGCAAAAGGTTGTGGTCTGTAAACGTGACCAAAGTAGGCGGACGTTCTCCATTTTATGGATTCAGCGCCTCGCCACTGGTCTCGAATGGAGTCGTGGTTTTGCCAATTGGAGGCGAGAACGGAAAATCGATTACCGGATTTGATGCTCAGACAGGCAAAATGAAATGGTCCATGGGAGATGATATGGTGAATTATCAATCTCCGGTGTTGATGTCCATTTCAGGAAAACAAAGAATCATCGCAGCAAACGATAAGAAAATATTCGTCATTGATCCTGTCACTGGAAACAATCTTCTTGAATACGAACATGGAGGGGATGAAAACATAGCAGCAACCCTTGTCCCGTTACCACTCGATCAGGACAGGCTTCTTCTAAGAAATAAAAGAGAAAGTACCGATTTGATCAAGTTTTCGGTCAATGGCCAGGGCTCTCTCACTGCGAACAAGCTTTGGTCCGCAAGTATTTTCAAATACAGTTATGATCCTCCGGTTTACTACAAGGGCTATCTTTATGGGTTGAACGGCAGGATCCTCTCTTGCGTGAACGCTGAAAGCGGCGAGACGAAATGGAAATCCAGAGGCGTTGGCGATGGATTTGTGATTCTTGTGAACGGACTGCTGGTGATTCAAACAAAGACAGGAAAGCTGCACGTCGGTTCTGCGACCCCTGAAGGATGGAAAGAATTCGATCAGGTAACGCTATTTAAGGATGTTTCCTGGTCGGAACCAAGTTACAGTTGCGGAGCGATTTTTTCACGAAGTCATGGGGAAATTGCGCGGCTCGATTGGAACCGTACTGCTCAAGCCACCGCTGTTTTGAAACGTCCGATATCAACCTTACCGCCCGGTTCAAAGTTTGCAGCATTGGTTGAGGAACTTGAAAAATCATCCGAGAAGAAAACAATTCTAGATCGATTCTTTTCCGAGCAAAAACAATTTCCCATTGTGCAATGGCCGGATCAGGTCATCTTCGTTTATCGTGGGCCCGGGGAAGACATTGCATTCAGGAGCGAAATCGATGGCTGGGAAAATGAAATTCCTATGCAACGAGTTGCCGGTACTGATTTGTTTTTTTACACCGCCCGACTGGAACCTGATGCACGGATTCAATATCGGTTTGTCCGTAATTTTCATGAGAATATCGTGGATGCTTTCAATCCTCAAACGTCATCGGATCGAAGATTCTCTTCATTTGCCATGCCTGGATGGCTGGAACCATCGCACATCCAGGAAGCTCCCGAATCAAAACGAGGACGGTTCGAATCGCAAGAAATCAAGAGCCGAAAGGCGGCTTCCTCCCAGGCGAAACTAGAGGTTTACCTGCCCGCCGACTATGATGATTTGTCGCACGCCTATCCGGTTCTTTATGTGATGGATAGTGAGGGGGCGCGGACGCAATCTGCCATCAACCACACAATCGACAATTTAGGCGGAACACGTTTGCAAACGCCCATTCTCGTTTTTATCACCGAACTAATGACTTCAGAAAAACCACCTGATCCGATTGGAGGGCACCGGGAAGAAATGCTCGAACAAGCGAAACGAAATTCGAGATTTTTAGCAGATGAAATTGTCCCTTTCGTTGATTCGCATTACCGAACTTTGAAAAAGCGACAACACCGCGCGATCGCAGGACATTTTGAAAGGGCCGCTGAAGCTTTATTCATCGCTTTTGAGAACTGGAATCTCTTTGGTGGGATCTCAGTTCAATCTATGTGGATGTTGAATCTGCAAGATCCTTTACGACAATTGATTACGAGCCCAAACGAAAAACCGATGCGAATCTATGTGGATTGGGGAACCTATGATGAACGCTCCAAATCGCACGGCTGGGACCTGCGCGAGGAGAACAACAGGTTTTACGCGTATCTCAAAGAAAAAGGCTACCTTCCCGCCGGCGGCGAAACTCATGAAGGCAATGGCTGGACAAGCTGGCGAAATCGAAATGACAGGCTGCTAGCTTGTCTCTTCCCAAAGGAGATCGGGAGATAA
- a CDS encoding MBL fold metallo-hydrolase codes for MRLKLLFAFLILFTQVLFSNEKEAPPGPSSAGLRSYIKARAILDRGIQAIGGLDQLRGIRTVHRKLSGDWLSVGQGKRPFLTPSTEIPPAIMRDNITSFLDYAGKRWYESVEYSDSLGDSAIQSDVVMENEGFTMQKYFEEKPLYRKFAVEDLPSMRTEKFRRFPEGSLLMALERSETLSWIGFSIESDRPQDVISFTDPNGAHVLLSFDAKTHLLTKSETLRAHSVYGDTYAEVIYSDYRDVGKLKLPFGYVDRLAGIPTERLLASEIQVNGNFPEDHFRPPDAFVTVQENPSKPAIEKLGEDLFVIRGSYNVVFAVFRDFVLVFEAPESSRYSEECLRLIRSTAPGKPIRQVILTHFHFDHIAGVRTYIAEGIPILTTSHPKRIIEQALSSRHTMRPDKLSQNPKSPVIETFSGEKIFDDGQHRVEIYDIGPTVHADQILVAYFPKERLLFQADLLDISSPDLVLAYSATKILATKIQELGLSVQRIIPAHGIPGTIDSLNQALAVREKYIHSRAKNTGNKW; via the coding sequence GTGCGATTAAAACTTCTTTTCGCGTTCTTGATCCTTTTCACTCAGGTGCTCTTTTCAAATGAAAAGGAGGCGCCACCCGGACCGAGTTCCGCTGGTTTGCGGTCGTACATCAAGGCACGCGCCATTTTAGATCGAGGCATTCAGGCAATCGGCGGATTGGATCAGCTGCGCGGAATACGAACCGTGCACCGCAAGCTGAGCGGTGATTGGCTTAGCGTTGGACAGGGCAAAAGGCCTTTTCTTACGCCATCAACGGAAATTCCACCAGCAATCATGCGTGACAACATTACAAGCTTTTTGGATTATGCCGGAAAACGGTGGTACGAATCCGTTGAGTATTCTGATTCCTTAGGAGACTCCGCAATTCAGAGCGATGTCGTCATGGAGAATGAAGGATTTACAATGCAGAAATATTTTGAGGAAAAACCGTTGTACAGAAAATTCGCGGTGGAAGACCTCCCTTCCATGCGAACCGAAAAATTCAGACGGTTCCCCGAAGGGTCGCTTTTGATGGCCCTGGAGCGTTCTGAGACTTTAAGTTGGATCGGGTTCTCCATCGAATCGGACAGACCACAGGACGTCATCTCCTTTACTGACCCGAACGGCGCTCACGTCTTGCTCTCTTTTGATGCGAAAACGCATCTCTTAACAAAGTCGGAAACTCTGCGAGCTCATTCTGTTTACGGCGATACTTATGCCGAAGTGATTTATTCCGATTACCGTGATGTTGGAAAGCTCAAGCTTCCTTTTGGTTACGTTGATCGGCTGGCCGGTATTCCGACTGAGCGTCTGCTCGCCAGCGAAATCCAAGTGAACGGAAATTTTCCGGAGGATCACTTTCGACCGCCTGACGCCTTCGTAACCGTGCAAGAAAATCCATCCAAGCCTGCGATCGAAAAACTCGGAGAGGATTTGTTTGTGATTCGTGGATCTTACAATGTCGTTTTTGCCGTGTTTCGGGATTTTGTACTCGTCTTCGAAGCACCCGAGAGCAGTCGCTATTCGGAAGAGTGCTTGAGATTGATTCGGTCAACTGCGCCCGGAAAACCGATACGCCAAGTTATCTTAACTCATTTCCATTTCGATCATATCGCCGGCGTGAGAACATATATTGCGGAAGGAATTCCCATACTCACCACATCCCATCCAAAGAGGATCATCGAACAGGCCCTGTCCAGCCGCCACACAATGCGTCCCGACAAACTTTCTCAAAATCCTAAGTCTCCGGTTATCGAAACTTTTTCCGGAGAGAAAATCTTTGATGATGGACAACATCGCGTGGAAATCTATGATATCGGACCAACCGTTCACGCCGACCAGATTCTGGTTGCCTATTTTCCGAAAGAGAGACTTTTATTTCAGGCGGATCTTCTGGATATCTCCTCACCTGATCTGGTCCTTGCTTACAGCGCTACTAAAATTCTTGCGACTAAGATTCAAGAGCTCGGATTGTCCGTGCAACGGATCATTCCGGCGCATGGCATCCCCGGTACAATCGATAGCTTGAATCAGGCGCTGGCGGTCCGGGAAAAGTATATCCATTCAAGAGCGAAGAACACCGGTAACAAATGGTAA